The following coding sequences lie in one Pontibacter sp. G13 genomic window:
- a CDS encoding RDD family protein translates to MNPTEQDGLDFESQLSMEDFQAEMLEPASAGVRFLNYIIDNFVVQVVSSFAILPMIIATSSLDEEIGLGTTLLATYGSIFVYYAVLEGLTGQTVGKMLTGTVVIDAETYEKPTFSQIAGRTLSRWVPFEAFSFLGSEPTGWHDTWSKTMVVKKKSLLKQ, encoded by the coding sequence ATGAACCCTACAGAACAAGACGGTTTAGACTTCGAGTCTCAATTGAGCATGGAGGACTTTCAGGCAGAGATGCTGGAACCTGCTTCGGCAGGTGTTCGATTCCTCAATTATATCATCGACAACTTCGTCGTGCAGGTGGTCAGTAGTTTTGCGATTCTTCCGATGATTATAGCCACCTCAAGCTTGGATGAGGAAATCGGTTTGGGTACTACGCTCCTTGCCACCTATGGAAGCATTTTCGTCTACTATGCGGTATTGGAAGGACTGACTGGGCAGACTGTCGGCAAAATGCTGACTGGGACGGTAGTCATTGACGCTGAAACCTACGAGAAGCCCACTTTCAGTCAGATCGCTGGCAGAACCCTTTCTCGTTGGGTGCCATTTGAGGCCTTCTCCTTCTTGGGGAGCGAGCCTACGGGATGGCACGATACCTGGAGCAAGACGATGGTTGTGAAAAAGAAATCCTTGCTGAAACAGTAG
- a CDS encoding alkaline phosphatase D family protein produces MNSLLTSPLAWLVSVLMTVGCAGEHTSATQNSLYHKAANFTTVPPEPEMISRISFGSCAHQDKDQPVLRHVVGHEPDLFIYLGDNIYGDSEDMDVLREKYMKLGMKPEFQALRAECPVIATWDDHDFGQNDGGRHYPMKEESREIFLDFWGEPIYSERRRHDGIYHSMMLQEGGHSLQIILLDTRTFRDDLIENDDREYWKNDYKPNPSKDSTFLGDAQWKWLKAQFQQPAELRIIASSNQFAHEYNGYESWTNVPHEQQKMLDLIKETQASGVVFLSGDVHWGEISKRPVKDQYPIYDITSSGITQTWPHFEENKYRLGRVVEDNNFGILEIDWKKNDPIITMQLWDERNTKKAETSFSLSEISFPAVMVKH; encoded by the coding sequence ATGAATTCTTTATTGACCTCTCCATTGGCTTGGTTGGTGTCTGTGCTGATGACGGTGGGATGTGCCGGAGAACATACAAGCGCCACCCAAAATAGCCTGTACCACAAGGCGGCCAATTTTACGACTGTACCGCCCGAGCCTGAGATGATCTCTCGAATTTCCTTTGGTTCCTGTGCGCATCAGGACAAGGATCAGCCCGTATTGCGGCATGTGGTGGGGCACGAGCCTGACTTGTTTATTTACTTGGGAGACAACATCTATGGCGATTCTGAAGACATGGATGTTCTCCGCGAAAAATACATGAAGCTAGGGATGAAGCCCGAGTTTCAAGCCTTACGAGCTGAGTGCCCAGTAATCGCTACTTGGGATGATCACGATTTCGGCCAGAATGATGGAGGCCGGCATTATCCCATGAAAGAGGAGTCTCGCGAGATCTTTCTGGATTTCTGGGGAGAACCAATCTACTCAGAGCGCCGCCGACACGATGGGATCTATCACAGCATGATGCTCCAGGAGGGCGGCCATTCGCTACAGATCATCTTGTTGGATACTCGGACTTTTCGGGATGACCTGATCGAAAATGACGATCGCGAATACTGGAAAAACGATTACAAACCCAATCCGAGCAAGGATTCCACATTTCTAGGAGATGCCCAGTGGAAATGGTTGAAAGCACAATTTCAGCAACCTGCGGAGCTACGGATCATCGCGTCCAGCAACCAGTTTGCCCATGAATACAACGGCTATGAGTCTTGGACCAATGTGCCGCACGAGCAACAGAAGATGCTCGATCTGATCAAGGAAACCCAAGCCAGTGGTGTAGTCTTCTTGTCTGGAGATGTACACTGGGGAGAGATCAGCAAGCGGCCTGTCAAGGACCAGTACCCGATCTATGACATCACTTCTTCAGGGATCACACAGACTTGGCCCCATTTTGAAGAGAACAAGTACCGACTCGGTCGGGTGGTCGAGGATAACAACTTCGGCATCCTGGAGATCGATTGGAAGAAGAACGATCCTATCATCACGATGCAGTTGTGGGATGAGAGAAATACCAAGAAGGCAGAAACGAGTTTTTCGCTCAGCGAGATCAGTTTCCCAGCCGTCATGGTGAAGCATTAG